A genome region from Halorussus pelagicus includes the following:
- a CDS encoding S8 family peptidase — protein sequence MEALAQTLPWGIDRVDADLASSTGAGADVAIIDTGIDSDHPDLQANLGAGYAATSCSSYYGDCQYDWDDDNGHGTHCAGIVAADDNYEGVVGVGPDITLHAVKVLGGQGGGSYSDIAAGIEWVANQGYDVGSMSLGGGYSSAVYDAVQYADSRGVTLVGAAGNSGPCSDCVGYPAAHDEVIAVSSTNSSDGLSNFSSTGPEVEIAAPGSDVYSTYVGGGYDTLSGTSMACPHVSGAAGLLRSQGYSKSGTRSRLRNTAENIGLSSNESGAGLLDVGAL from the coding sequence ATGGAAGCGCTCGCCCAGACTCTGCCGTGGGGCATCGACCGCGTGGACGCGGACCTCGCGTCGAGTACGGGCGCGGGTGCTGACGTGGCCATCATCGACACGGGTATCGACAGCGACCATCCTGACCTGCAGGCCAACCTCGGCGCGGGGTACGCGGCCACGTCGTGTTCGTCCTACTACGGCGACTGTCAGTACGACTGGGACGACGACAACGGCCACGGGACCCACTGCGCCGGTATCGTCGCGGCCGACGACAACTACGAGGGCGTCGTTGGCGTCGGTCCCGACATCACCCTTCACGCCGTGAAGGTCCTCGGCGGTCAGGGTGGCGGTTCGTACTCCGACATCGCGGCCGGAATCGAGTGGGTCGCCAATCAGGGCTACGATGTCGGTTCCATGAGCCTCGGTGGCGGCTACTCGTCGGCGGTCTACGACGCCGTCCAGTACGCCGACAGTCGCGGCGTCACGCTGGTCGGTGCCGCGGGTAACTCCGGTCCGTGTTCGGACTGTGTCGGCTACCCCGCCGCCCACGACGAGGTCATCGCGGTCAGTTCGACCAACTCCAGCGACGGTCTCTCGAACTTCTCGTCAACCGGTCCCGAAGTCGAAATCGCCGCGCCCGGTAGCGACGTGTACTCGACCTACGTCGGCGGCGGCTACGACACTCTCTCCGGTACGTCGATGGCGTGTCCGCACGTCTCGGGTGCCGCGGGTCTCCTGCGCTCGCAGGGCTACTCCAAGTCCGGCACGCGCAGTCGCCTCAGGAACACCGCCGAGAACATCGGCCTGTCGAGCAACGAGTCCGGCGCGGGTCTGCTCGACGTGGGCGCGCTCTAA